The sequence GCCGGTCGTGGCAGCGGGTCAAGACGTCCTCGATCACGTCGAGGCCACGGTCGATCTGGTCGGCCTCGCCAAAGCACGCTGCAAGCTCGCCGAGCAGGGGAAGGAAGCGCGGCAGGAAGCGCGCATCGCCGGCGCGGTTGAGCTCCTCGCGCAACAGCGGCAGGCCGCTCGCGACGTCGCCGCGCCTGGCGATCACCGCCGCATTGAAGGCCCGCGCCCACAATCCCCACAGCCGGATCGCGTGCCGTTCGGTATGTTCGAGCAGCTCGGTGCCGTGGCGTTCCGCAGCGTCGAAATCGCCGGACCAGAAGGCGATCGGGCAGGCGGCCTGTCCCAGCACGCTGCAGAAGGTCAGGGCGTGGCCGTTGGCGCGGCCCTCCTCGATGTTTCGGGCGGCGAGCGCCTGGGCCTGGTCGGCGAGACCCTGCAGCCACAGGATGCGAGCGCGGAAATATTGCGTGGATATTCTCAGGTCGAGCGGGAAGATCTTCGGCTTCTCCGCCAGCACATGCAGCGATGCATGCACCCGGTCGATGCGCAGCCGTGCGTCGTTCTGGTCGCCGAGATAATGCAGCGCGACGGCTGTGAGCCGGTCGCCCAGCATCACGTCGGTCCTGTCGGGAGAGTTCGCGGCCGCGTTCGCAAAACGATCGGCGAACGCGCGGGCCTTGCCGAACTGTCCATTGTTGAACTGGTCGATGCACAGGCCCCAGAGCGCGCGCAGCCGGAAATCCTTGTCGTCGAGCCTGTCGGCGAGCTCGAGCGTCGTCTCCAGGATCGGGCGCGCCTCGCGCGCGCGGCCCTCGCCATACATCAGCGACCAGCCGAGTGCCGACAGGAGCTGCATGCGGATACGGTCGTCGCCGGTGTCGCCGAGCGCCGCGAGTGCAATCTTGCTTCGTTCGCGGCATTCGGCGAACAGGGAAAGCCGCACCCACAGCGTGACCGCGGCCGCCGTCAGCGCGATTCCCAGCTCGGTGTCGCCGTCGGGCGCGAAAGCCCAGTCGAGCGCTGCGCGCACATTGTCCAGCTCCGCGCCGTAGATGCCGAGCCATTCGGGCAGCGGCGTCGATGTGTCGGCCTCCGCATGCGCGAAGAAATCGCGAAAATACTCGGCATGACGGCGTGCGAACTGCCTGGTTTCGCCGAGCGCGCTGAGCTTTCCGTGGGCGTAGGCCCGAGTCGTGTCGAGTAGGCGATAGCGCAGCGTCCGCGCGCCGGACGGCGAGATCAGCGACTTGGTGACCAGGCTGTCGATGGCCTCCAGCGTTTCCGATGCGCTGAGGCCGTCGCCGGATGCAACCGCGGCAGCCGCCTCCGGCGCGAAAGGTCCGGCGAACACCGAGAGCCGGCGCAGGGTCGCGCTCTCGGCCGCAGGCAGCAGGTCATAGCTCCAGTCGAGCGCGGCGGCGAGGGTCTGGTGCCGCGGCACGGCCGTGCGCCGGCCACGCCATTGCAGCGAGAAGCGGCTGTCGAGCAGCGAGGCGGTGCCGGCGATGCCGTAGGCATTGACGCGCCCCGCCGCGAGCTCGATCGCGAGCGCAATGCCGTCGAGGCGCCGGCAAATGCTCGCAACCAGCGGCGCTTCGTCCGCACTGAGCTGGAACGGGCCGGAGCTCTGCGCGATGCGCTCGACGAAGAGCTGGGCGGCGGGATAGGCGAGGACCTCGGCGACATCGATCCCCTCGCGCTCGGGCGGGCAATCCAGCGGGAACAGGCGGAAGATGCGCTCGCCTTCGCTGCGGAACGATTCGCGGGTGGTTGCGAGAACGCGAAGCTGCGGCGCCTCGCGCACGATGTGCTCGACGAGCGGAGCCAGATTGTCCAGCACATGCTCGCAGCTGTCGAGGATCAGCAGGGCCGGGCCGACCTTGAGGAACGTCAACAGGGCCGGCGTCGGATTCTCTGCGCTGATGGTCAGGCCGAGCGCGGAGGCAACGGTGGTTGCGACGTGGCTGGCATCCCGGAGCGGGCCGAAGTCGACGAAGAAGACGCGCCCGCGAAAATCCTGGGAGCGGCGGTGCCCGACGGCGATGGCGACGGCCGTCTTGCCGATTCCGCCCGGGCCGACCAGGGTCATGAAGCGATGGAGCGAGAGTCCGTTCGATATCTTTTCGACGACCTCCTCCCGTCCGACCATTTTCGAGAGCGGCGCGGGGAGGGCGCGGGGAGGCAGGATGTCGATGGTCGGCTGCGTGGCGGGCGAGGCCGGCGGGGCGAGCGAGGCGACGAAGCAATAGCCGCGACCGGGCACGTTGACGACGTAGCGCGCCGACTTGCCGGTATCGCCGAGCGCTTTGCGCAGCGCTGCGACATGGAAGCGCAGGCTGCCCTCGTCGACATTGACGTCGGCCCAGATGCGCTTGACCAGCTCTCTCTTGTCGACGACTTCACCGGGCCGCTCGGCCAGGAAGATGAGGATGTCGAGCGCGCGGCCGCCGACATGGAGCGGCAGGCCCTCCTTCTCCAAGAGCCGGGACTTTGGAAACAGTCGAAATGGCCCAAATGAAATGGACGAGTCTTCGCTACGATCTGGCACGCGCCATTACCCCCGCGACGGGAGTCAAAAGGTATTTCTTTGTGGTCTATCAGAACGAACCGTACAGTAAACTGGCCGAAAGCAGTGGGCAGGGCCGGCAGCCCTGCGTGGACCGCGTGGGTCGGTCGTCCTCCGAAATATTGTTTTAAAAGCAGCGGGTTAGAGCACACGACCCGGCGGTCACGCCGCCGCATAGTCCGGACGGAGCATTGACGTCGGTCGCCGATTGCTGCGATGGGATCGTCCAGGTGCCGGTCTCGTCCCGGGCCCCGACTAACCGCCTCCGGAATTCGGGCATGTCTTCCTTCTCGCGGCGACAGATCGTCCATGCATTGTCGGGCGCAGCCGCGCTTGCGGCGATTCCGCGCATCGGGCGCACCGCCGATTATCCCTCTCGTCCCATTCGGCTGGTGATTCCCTATGGGGCGGGCGGATCTGGCGACCAGATCGGGCGTCCCTGGGCGGAGAAGATGTCGTCGCTGCTTGGACCCGTCTTCATCGAAAACATCACCGGTGCGGGCGGCGCGATCGGGACGGCGGCGGTCGCGCGCGAGAAGCCCGACGGCTACTCGCTGCTGCTCGGAAACGACAGCACGCAGGCGGCCATTCCGCTGCTGGCGCAAAATCCGTCCTATGCGATGGACGATTTCCGCGCCATCTGCCGTCTCATCACCAGCGCGCTGGTTTTCGTCGTCCATCCGTCGGTGCCCGTCACAAATCTGGGTGAGCTGATTGCCTACGCGAAGGCCAATCCGGGAAAGCTGTCCTACGGGACGCCCGGTATCGGCAGCGGAAATCATCTCGTCGGCGAAGCATTCAAGCTGCAGGCGGGCGGGCTGGACATCGTCCATGTGCCGTATCGGGGCATCGCTCAGGCCAGCAACGACCTCCTCGCCGGCCAGATCCCCCTCATCATTGCCGTGATGTCGGTGCAATTGCAGCAGTGGAGAGAGGCCGGCAAGATCCGGATGATCGCGGTCGCCACCGAGAAGCGGCTGAGCGTGGCCCCCGATATCCCGACCGCCATCGAATCCGGCATGCCGGGCCTCCGCTATGACGGCTGGTTCGGCCTGTTCGCGCCCCGGCAGACCGACGATGCGATCATCGACCGGATTGCCCAGGCGACGCGCATGGCCATGGCCGACAAGGCGATGCAGGCCAATTACCGTGCCGAGGGCATGGAGCCGGACAGCGATTCGAAGCCGGCCGAATTCCAGCGCCTCGTCGAGGCGACTTCGGCGACCCTCGCGGGCATGATCAAATCGATCGGGCTGGAGAGGTTTTGAAACAACTCACGCCGCGGGGCGTGTGACGATGCGGGCCGACAGTGTGACCAGACACATCAGCGCGGCCAGAAGCCAGAACGCCATCGGCAATCCGCCAAGGCGGGCGACGAAGCCGACGCCGGCGGGGCCCACCAGGATGCCGGCATAGCCGGCGGTCGTGATCGCGGCGACGGCGAGCCCTGTTGGCATCACCGTCTGCCAGGCTGCGCGGCGGAACAGCACCGGCACGAGGTTCGAGGCGCCGAGGCCGATCAGCAGGAAGCCGGCCATCGCAATCGCCGCAATGGGAGCTGTGAGCAGCACCACGAAGCCCCCGATCGCAATGAGGCTGCCCCAGAACAATGTCGCGCGGTCTCCGATGCGCGCGACGACGGCGTCGCCGCCGAGCCGCCCCACTGTCATCGCGATCGAGAACACGATGTAGCCGGTTCCGCCTTGCGCCTCGGAGACGAGGCCGGCGCCGATCACGAGCAGCGCGCCCCAATCCAGCATCGCGCCTTCGACGAGGAAGGTGATGGCGCCGAGCAGCGCCAGCAGCAGCACCGATCCGTGCGGTACCACCAAAAGCGGCCCGTCCTGCACCTGCACCGAGCGAAGCAGGCGCGGCGACGTCACCACCATCGCGGCCAGCATCAGGGCGGAGCAGATCAGCGTGCAGGCGAGCGCGCCGAGCTGCAGCGACAGCAGCGCGGTCATCAGCGCAGATCCCGCAAAACCGCCGATGCTGAAGAGCGCGTGGAAGCCGGACATCAGCGGAATTTTCGCGGCGCGCTCCACCTCCACCGCATGGATGTTCATGGCGACGTCGATCGAGCCGAGCGCGGCGCCGAATGCGAACAGCGCCAGCGCCAGCGTCGCTGGCGTGCTCGTGATGGCCAGCAGCGGCAGCGCCAGCGCGAGACCGAGCCCGCCGGCCATGATGATCGGCCTGCTGCCGTAGCGCGCGCTCATGATCCCGGTCAGCAGCATCGCGGCGACCGAGCCGATGCCGAGGCTGAGCAGGAGCAGCCCGAGCATGCCGTCGTCGACGCCGAGCCGCGTCTTCGCGAACGGCACCAGCGGTGCCCAGCATGCGATGCCGAAGCCTGCGACGAGGAAGGCAAGCCGCGTCGCAAGGCGTGTCGCCGGCCGGTCGGCGGAAGACATTGGAACTCCGGGGAAGCAGGATGAAGGAGGGCGAGGTCGACAAGCCCGACGATTGCCGCGACTTTATGGCCGCGACGCCTCCGGCACCGCGCCGGTCTTGGCGAGCTGCAAGCGCACGCACAGGCCTTTCGGCGTGTTGTCGAGCAGCTCGAGGGTTCCATCATGCGCGGTCACAATCGCCTGCGCGATCGAGAGGCCGAGGCCGAATCCGGTTGTCCCGTCCATGGTGCGGGCGTCCTCGCCGCGCACGAAGGGCTCCAGCATCGCCGTCTTCCTGTCGTCGGGAATGCCGGGTCCATTGTCCGAAACGTCGATGACGAGATGATCTCCCGATATCGACAGCGCGACGTCGATGCTGGTTCCGAAGCGCGTTGCGTTCTGGACGAGGTTGGTGACCGCGCGGATGATCTCGTCCGGCCGCAGCACGAAGGCGGCGCGATCTGGGCCCGAATAAGTCACCGCATGGCCGCTGTCGGAAAACTGCTCGCAGACCATCTGTAGCAGCGCCGCGACATCCACCAGTGTCGGCTTCACCGGGCTTTCACTGCGCAGCAGGGACAGGACCGATTCCAGCATCGACTGCATCTGGTCGAGGTCGCGCACGGTCTGCGTCCGCTGCGCCGGATCCTCGATATATTCCGAGCGCAGTCGCAGCCGCGTGATCGGCGTGCGCAAATCGTGGCTGATGGCCGCGAGCATGCGCGTCCTGTCGTTCATCAGTGCGGTGATGCGCTCGCGCATCCGGTTCAGCGCTCTGGCTGCGGATTTGATCTCCTCCGGTCCGTTTTCCGGCAGCGGCGGCGTGGCCCGGTTCAGGCTGAAATTCTCCGCCGCGCGCGCGAAGGCCGAGAGCGGCGAGGACAGCGCGCGGCCGGCCCAGACGCCGAGCAGCGTGACGCTCGCGACCAGGAACAGCAGCGTCGAGGTCCAGAGGCCGCTGACGAAGGCCGGTATTTGGGGCAATCCCATCGTCGCTTCGAGCACGTCGTCCTTGGCGAGGTAGAACCAGACGCGATCCTGTTCCGCGCCGCTGCCGCGAATGAGCTCAGCCCGGCCGCCGAGTGCGGACGGGATAGGCAGGGGTGTCCGCGCCGGCAGCGGCATAACGGAAGTCGAAACACCGTCCCGCAATTGCAGCTTGAGCGCCGGAAAGGTCCGGCTGATGCTGCCGAGGACGAGAGCGCGCTCCGCCTTGGGCGTGTTGGTGATGATCCGCGCGATCAGCTCGAACTGCTCGACCGGCGTGTCGGTGAGCAGCTTCGGCCGGTTGAGCAGGAAATATCCGGCGATCAGCACGTGGATCAGGAGCAGCGAGACCAGGATCAGGGCGGCGATCTGACCGCTGATCCGCCTGAAGCTGAACAGCGCCAGGATGTCGGCGGCGCGGCTCATGCTTCCTCCACCCTTGGTGTGAAGATGTAGCCGCCGGTGCGGATGGTCTTGATCATGGAGGTGTCTTCGCTGCGGTCGAGCTTGCGGCGGAGACGGCTGACCAGCACGTCGACGCTGCGGCCGAAGCTTCCGCCGGGGCGGCCGCGCGTCATGTTCAAGAGACTGTCGCGGCCGAGAACACGGCCGGCGCGCTCGCAGAAGGCTTGCAGCAGGTCGAACTCGGCGCTGGTCAGCGGCACCTGTGCGCCCTCGGGGTCGCGTAACTCCCGCAGGCGCAGATCGATGGTCCAGTCCTGGAACTTCAGCCGCGTCGCGGTGGAGGCGGCCGTGAGACCGCTCGCGTGCCGGCGCAGCACCGCGTTGATCCGGGCGAGCAGCTCGCGCGGGTTGAACGGTTTTGGCAGATAGTCGTCGGCGCCCATTTCGAGGCCGAGGATGCGGTCGAGGTCCTCGCCCTTTGCGGTGAGGATGATGATCGGCGTCGTCGTTTCCATCCGCAGGCGGCGGCAGAGGCTGAGGCCGTCCTCGCCCGGCAGCATCAGGTCGAGCACGATCAGGTCGGCGCGGTTCTGCGAGAGGTGGCGGTCCATCTCCCTGCCGTTGGTGACGGCGCTGACCGCGAACGAATGCTCGCGCAGGTAACGCGAGATGAGATCGCGGGTCGGCTGGTCGTCCTCGACGATCAGGATGTTGGGCGTGCCGTTGGTCATGGTTGAGATCGCATCGGGGGCGCCGATCGTTGGTCGATTTGCGGACGATTGTCTCGTCCGAAGAACTACGGTCATGGTGCAATCCTACGGTCAGTCACGGCTCAGTGCCACTACGGGGTCGAGGAAGGCGGCGCGGCGGGCGGGGAAGAAGCCGAAGGCGATCCCGATCCCGGTCGAGGTCAGGAATGCCGCGCCGATCGAGAATGCGGAATAGCTGACCTCGAAGCCGGGCACCGCCACGTTGATGGCGATGCCGAGCAGGACCGCGATCAGGATGCCGGCGATGCCGCCGATCGACGAGATCAGGGTCGCCTCCACCAGGAATTGCTGGAGGATGTCGCTGCGCCTCGCGCCCACGGCCATGCGCACGCCGATCTCGCTGATCCGCTCGGACACGGATACCAGCATGATGTTCATGACGCCGATGCCGCCGACCACCAGCGAGATCACTGCGATCGCCGCCACCAGGAAGGCCAGCGTCTGCGTCGTGCTGGTGATGGTGCGGCGGATGTCGTCGGTGTTGAGGATGACGAAGTCCCTCGTGTTGTGCCGCTGCGTCAAGAGCGTGGTCACCGCATCCTGCGCCAGATTGGTCGAGATCTCGTCGCTGATGCGCAAGAGGATGCTGCGCAGCGCGCGGTCGCCGGTGAATTGCGCCTGCACGGTGGTGTAGGGCAGGTAGACCGACAGGTTCTGGTTCGAGCCGAACCCGCCCTGCTGTTGCGCGATGACGCCGACGATGCGGCACGGCACCTTGCCGAGCCAGATGACGCGGCCGATGCCGGAAGTCTGGTCATCGGCAAAGAAGGTCTTTCTGGTGTTGTCGTCGATGACCGCCTGCCGCTCGATGTTGCGGACGGCGTCTGCGTCGAACAGGCGGCCTTTCGCCAGCTTGGCGCCCTTGACCAGGAAATAGCTTTCGCCGACGCCGTTCACGAGCACGTTGGATTCGTTGCCGCGATAGCGCACCGTGGTGTTGGTCGAGACCGTCGGCGTGACGCCGGCAATGAAACCCTGCCGGTCGAGCGCACGGGCATCGTCGAGCACCAGCGTCTTGATCTTGCCGGCGCGCGCATCGCCAAAGTCCTTGCCCGGAAACACCTCGATCGTGTTGGTGCCGAGGCTCGATATGTCCGACAGCACCTTGCGCTGTGACGCATTACCGAGCGCGACGACGGACGACACCGCGGCGATGCCGATGATGATGCCGAGCATGGTCAAAAACGCGCGA is a genomic window of Bradyrhizobium sp. CB1717 containing:
- a CDS encoding tripartite tricarboxylate transporter substrate binding protein encodes the protein MSSFSRRQIVHALSGAAALAAIPRIGRTADYPSRPIRLVIPYGAGGSGDQIGRPWAEKMSSLLGPVFIENITGAGGAIGTAAVAREKPDGYSLLLGNDSTQAAIPLLAQNPSYAMDDFRAICRLITSALVFVVHPSVPVTNLGELIAYAKANPGKLSYGTPGIGSGNHLVGEAFKLQAGGLDIVHVPYRGIAQASNDLLAGQIPLIIAVMSVQLQQWREAGKIRMIAVATEKRLSVAPDIPTAIESGMPGLRYDGWFGLFAPRQTDDAIIDRIAQATRMAMADKAMQANYRAEGMEPDSDSKPAEFQRLVEATSATLAGMIKSIGLERF
- a CDS encoding MFS transporter, whose product is MSSADRPATRLATRLAFLVAGFGIACWAPLVPFAKTRLGVDDGMLGLLLLSLGIGSVAAMLLTGIMSARYGSRPIIMAGGLGLALALPLLAITSTPATLALALFAFGAALGSIDVAMNIHAVEVERAAKIPLMSGFHALFSIGGFAGSALMTALLSLQLGALACTLICSALMLAAMVVTSPRLLRSVQVQDGPLLVVPHGSVLLLALLGAITFLVEGAMLDWGALLVIGAGLVSEAQGGTGYIVFSIAMTVGRLGGDAVVARIGDRATLFWGSLIAIGGFVVLLTAPIAAIAMAGFLLIGLGASNLVPVLFRRAAWQTVMPTGLAVAAITTAGYAGILVGPAGVGFVARLGGLPMAFWLLAALMCLVTLSARIVTRPAA
- a CDS encoding ATP-binding protein, translated to MSRAADILALFSFRRISGQIAALILVSLLLIHVLIAGYFLLNRPKLLTDTPVEQFELIARIITNTPKAERALVLGSISRTFPALKLQLRDGVSTSVMPLPARTPLPIPSALGGRAELIRGSGAEQDRVWFYLAKDDVLEATMGLPQIPAFVSGLWTSTLLFLVASVTLLGVWAGRALSSPLSAFARAAENFSLNRATPPLPENGPEEIKSAARALNRMRERITALMNDRTRMLAAISHDLRTPITRLRLRSEYIEDPAQRTQTVRDLDQMQSMLESVLSLLRSESPVKPTLVDVAALLQMVCEQFSDSGHAVTYSGPDRAAFVLRPDEIIRAVTNLVQNATRFGTSIDVALSISGDHLVIDVSDNGPGIPDDRKTAMLEPFVRGEDARTMDGTTGFGLGLSIAQAIVTAHDGTLELLDNTPKGLCVRLQLAKTGAVPEASRP
- a CDS encoding response regulator; the encoded protein is MTNGTPNILIVEDDQPTRDLISRYLREHSFAVSAVTNGREMDRHLSQNRADLIVLDLMLPGEDGLSLCRRLRMETTTPIIILTAKGEDLDRILGLEMGADDYLPKPFNPRELLARINAVLRRHASGLTAASTATRLKFQDWTIDLRLRELRDPEGAQVPLTSAEFDLLQAFCERAGRVLGRDSLLNMTRGRPGGSFGRSVDVLVSRLRRKLDRSEDTSMIKTIRTGGYIFTPRVEEA
- a CDS encoding winged helix-turn-helix domain-containing protein, which translates into the protein MPDRSEDSSISFGPFRLFPKSRLLEKEGLPLHVGGRALDILIFLAERPGEVVDKRELVKRIWADVNVDEGSLRFHVAALRKALGDTGKSARYVVNVPGRGYCFVASLAPPASPATQPTIDILPPRALPAPLSKMVGREEVVEKISNGLSLHRFMTLVGPGGIGKTAVAIAVGHRRSQDFRGRVFFVDFGPLRDASHVATTVASALGLTISAENPTPALLTFLKVGPALLILDSCEHVLDNLAPLVEHIVREAPQLRVLATTRESFRSEGERIFRLFPLDCPPEREGIDVAEVLAYPAAQLFVERIAQSSGPFQLSADEAPLVASICRRLDGIALAIELAAGRVNAYGIAGTASLLDSRFSLQWRGRRTAVPRHQTLAAALDWSYDLLPAAESATLRRLSVFAGPFAPEAAAAVASGDGLSASETLEAIDSLVTKSLISPSGARTLRYRLLDTTRAYAHGKLSALGETRQFARRHAEYFRDFFAHAEADTSTPLPEWLGIYGAELDNVRAALDWAFAPDGDTELGIALTAAAVTLWVRLSLFAECRERSKIALAALGDTGDDRIRMQLLSALGWSLMYGEGRAREARPILETTLELADRLDDKDFRLRALWGLCIDQFNNGQFGKARAFADRFANAAANSPDRTDVMLGDRLTAVALHYLGDQNDARLRIDRVHASLHVLAEKPKIFPLDLRISTQYFRARILWLQGLADQAQALAARNIEEGRANGHALTFCSVLGQAACPIAFWSGDFDAAERHGTELLEHTERHAIRLWGLWARAFNAAVIARRGDVASGLPLLREELNRAGDARFLPRFLPLLGELAACFGEADQIDRGLDVIEDVLTRCHDRQELWYLPELTRIKGELMRRSAKHSGDAEAHFREAMGIAAQQGARFWELRCATSLARLMSGAGRSQDALAILENVSGSFTEGAEIADLRTARELIAQLRS
- a CDS encoding MacB family efflux pump subunit; the protein is MIDPIIDLQNIRREFAAGDTIVVALDDLSLSIQPGEMVAIVGSSGSGKSTLLNILGCLDRPTSGTYRVAGKNVSELDADALAALRREHFGFIFQRYNLLGDLTAAANVEIPAVYAGINARERRTRASALLERLGVGTRGGHRPNQLSGGQQQRISIARALINGAEVILADEPTGALDRRSGEEVLKILKELHREGRTIIIVTHDADVAARAGRIIELRDGRIVADRRIESAGASEPVARTASNGGVGWTGALGRLREASRMALVAMAAHRLRAFLTMLGIIIGIAAVSSVVALGNASQRKVLSDISSLGTNTIEVFPGKDFGDARAGKIKTLVLDDARALDRQGFIAGVTPTVSTNTTVRYRGNESNVLVNGVGESYFLVKGAKLAKGRLFDADAVRNIERQAVIDDNTRKTFFADDQTSGIGRVIWLGKVPCRIVGVIAQQQGGFGSNQNLSVYLPYTTVQAQFTGDRALRSILLRISDEISTNLAQDAVTTLLTQRHNTRDFVILNTDDIRRTITSTTQTLAFLVAAIAVISLVVGGIGVMNIMLVSVSERISEIGVRMAVGARRSDILQQFLVEATLISSIGGIAGILIAVLLGIAINVAVPGFEVSYSAFSIGAAFLTSTGIGIAFGFFPARRAAFLDPVVALSRD